From one Plasmodium yoelii strain 17X genome assembly, chromosome: 12 genomic stretch:
- a CDS encoding cell differentiation ATP-binding protein produces MNNNITKNIEGQILEALKDKEKEIDHEIKKYETLERKIYDDNDEELENIKNKRLQELKNRHNENRRLLSMGHGVYNEILSEKEFFDICKNSTNVCCHFYRNTTWRCEYLDSKLINLSKKYININFIKINAEKSPFLCDRLKIWCIPTLMLIQNGKTEHSIIGFDELGGDNFSEQALINILKKWKLISQADEDG; encoded by the coding sequence atgaataataatataactaAAAATATAGAGGGGCAAATACTAGAAGCTCTAAAagataaagaaaaagaaatagaccatgaaataaaaaaatatgaaacattagaaagaaaaatatatgatgataatgatgaagaattggaaaatataaaaaataaaagattacaagaattaaaaaataggCATAATGAGAATAGAAGATTATTAAGTATGGGTCATGGtgtatataatgaaatattatctgaaaaagaattttttgatatttgtAAAAATTCAACTAATGTATGTTGTCATTTTTATAGGAATACTACATGGAGATGTGAATATTTAGattcaaaattaattaatttatctaaaaaatatattaatattaactttataaaaataaatgcagAGAAATCTCCTTTTTTATGTGATAGATTAAAAATATGGTGCATTCCTACACTAATGCTTATACAAAATGGAAAAACGGAGCATTCCATAATAGGCTTTGATGAATTAGGTGGAGACAATTTTTCTGAACAAGcacttattaatattttaaaaaaatggaaactAATTAGCCAAGCAGACGAAGATGGGTGA
- a CDS encoding peptidase, putative: MVNFNNVINKCICVFFSNIPKIFYGNEKKKLYKEIIDHVKNSKIINFPIDKDSVNFYFISCEINKLLNTKNKIINDNIQKKKIVEKCFNLYYLLATHTKLKKETFSKKIILKYIEENISKYISKNNDDQKLDEKNIPYSIRIRNDKLVGNLFNELKEDCSKYLKKINNVKVRYLIIDKNEIKIDEKWKKNHEYTFNKNKLKIPISKYNYEYILNGVEDSEIRKKVLELLNSPYKNLNLNNDIINILKKRYDLANKLGYKNWGHYSISQFTMEKNNYENIEKFLNIIKEKIEKDYDKIIYDILKISNSSKFNNKNNKKNYWENNAHKLAIYDWYYYYNKIMNKSDEYLINSYFPQNIVLKNFMEIISRIYNFFYEEIKNEEIKKKWPKDSIIYKIERYQNNVKKGSTINNYENMSNNVFLGYIYIIPYMDINFKDYFKIPSMNSLPNTCLISPGHVLIDYKFIRTVPIKNKLFSSSEILTLFHEFGHAYHLLLLSNNLSLSNLFNIPLDYAEFFSHINEHLANNYDIISILSNKTDNNLKISENLFKTIKFDCSRLSNIYSHSIIDYVIHDINPHLFFSNTINNFEKGKNKEEDNLCNFYEIIERYFPYKFSSFYSIHSTSFPYHFSSCYSGAVLSYLFAEIRVLLNIPTNQINLKKNNTLISFQKKFYDILLNNYRTEDYPSIIANLINSKKSGNFFK; this comes from the exons ATGGTGAATTTtaataatgttataaataaatgcatttgtgtatttttttcaaatattcctaaaattttttatgggaatgaaaaaaaaaaattgtataaagaAATTATAGATCATGTCAAAAACtctaaaataattaattttccTATAGACAAAGATTcagttaatttttattttatttcatgtgAAATTAATAAGCTTcttaatacaaaaaataaaataattaatgataatattcaaaaaaaaaaaatcgtagaaaaatgttttaatttatattatctgtTAGCTACACacacaaaattaaaaaaggaaacatttagtaaaaaaataatactgaAATATATTGAAGAAAATATCTCTAAATATATCTCTAAAAATAACGATGATCAAAAActtgatgaaaaaaatattccatATAGTATACGTATAAGAAATGATAAATTGGTTGGGAACttatttaatgaattaaaagaagattgttcaaaatatttgaaaaaaattaataatgttAAAGTTAG GTATTTAATAATAGACAAaaacgaaataaaaatagacgaaaaatggaaaaaaaatcatgaatatacttttaacaaaaataaattgaaAATTCCGATaagtaaatataattatgaatatattttaaatggaGTAGAAGATTCTGAAATTCGAAAAAAAGTACTTGAGTTACTTAACAGtccatataaaaatttaaatttaaataatgatataataaatatattaaaaaaaagatatgATCTAGCTAATAAATTAGGATATAAAAATTGGGGACATTATTCTATATCACAATTTacaatggaaaaaaataattatgaaaatatagaaaagtttcttaatataattaaagaaaaaatagaaaaagattatgataaaataatttatgatatattaaaaataagtaATTCTAGTAaatttaacaataaaaataataaaaaaaattattgggAAAATAATGCACACAAACTAGCCATTTATGAttggtattattattacaataaaattatgaacaagtcAGATGAATATTTGATAAATAGCTATTTTCCACAAAATatagttttaaaaaattttatggAAATTATATcaagaatatataattttttttatgaagaaattaaaaatgaggaaataaaaaaaaaatggccAAAAgatagtataatatataaaatagaaCGGTACCAAAATAATGTGAAAAAGGGAAGtacaataaataattatgagaATATGTCtaataatgtatttttaggatatatatatataattccaTATATGGAcataaattttaaagattattttaaaattccTTCAATGAATTCTCTTCCAAATACATGTTTAATAAGTCCAGGACATGTATTAAtagattataaatttattagaaCGGTAcctattaaaaataaattatttagtTCTTCTGAAATATTAACATTATTTCATGAATTTGGGCATGcatatcatttattattattatcaaataatttgagcttatcaaatttatttaacaTTCCTTTAGATTATGCTgaatttttttcacatataAATGAGCATTTAgctaataattatgatataattAGTATATTGTCAAATAAAActgataataatttaaaaataagtgaaaatttatttaaaacaattaaattTGATTGTTCAAGActttctaatatatattcacatTCTATTATAGATTATGTTATACATGACATTAATCcccatttgtttttttcaaatacaattaataattttgaaaaagggaaaaataaagaagaagataatttatgtaatttttatgaaattatTGAAAGATATTTTCCTTAtaaattttcttcattttatTCAATACATTCTACTAGTTTTCCATATCATTTTTCAAGTTGTTATTCTGGGGCTGTTTTAAGTTATTTATTTGCAGAAATACGTGTCCTTTTAAATATTCCAACTAATCAAattaacttaaaaaaaaataatacctTAATAtcttttcaaaaaaaattttatgatatattgCTTAACAATTATAGAACAGAAGATTACCCTTCCATTATAgctaatttaataaattcgaaaaaaagtggaaatttttttaagtag
- a CDS encoding DnaJ protein, putative, with translation MEEKERDIEKCQCYYEILGVEKNATIDDIKKNYKKLILNYHPDKNSNCSEEELKKYTHIFRKIQESYECLIDQKRRKWYDINRNKIIKGKEENEEKEDDQNYSYSNYKVNINIWGYFNNNCFDGYDDNCEKSFYNVYRKLFEDIVKEENEELAKINKNKNKNDNKNKGDQINAPSFGNSKTSGKSIDEFYDYWNNFSTIKKFDFFNEHLKSYEFENRHTRRNLKKESEKKSIKERKNYNENIRSLVQHLKQYDIRYLNRIVEIGEEKRKKNEENENKRKRQLLERKLLFEEHKKKWEEEQAGYYNDEEMLDHNENKREFIFKNDENDENDENEHSNINKTDHIDDLVDSEHVVKENIIYRCEVCKKNFKTMKHYNSHEKSKKHITNFLKSTKNYDFNDIFGERKWRKWRRWRKWRKWRRWRKWRRWRNDRRNQGGKKKKKKKKKKKNPPIFNNIENSENSSPIDLMANDDFLSRYANKKKKKKFKFLDEEDIVKENNSLSSSDDKKKKKKKDQDNGCEKAEKNKDQDNDCEKAEKNKDQNNKCKDMDTKDNSKNLKCQICNQTFDSRNKLFEHIKTEGHMANKICVTPSKTKKKNKKKGE, from the exons ATGGAAGAGAAAGAGAGAGACATTGAAAAGTGTCAATGCTATTATGAAATATTAGGAgttgaaaaaaatgcaacaattgatgatataaaaaaaaattataaaaaattaatattaaattatcatcctgataaaaattcaaattgTTCAgaagaagaattaaaaaagtatacacatatttttagaaaaattcAAGAATCTTATGAATGTTTAATTGATCAAAAAAGACGGAAATGGTATGACATTAATcgtaataaaattataaaaggGAAAGAAGAAAacgaagaaaaagaagatgaTCAAAATTATTCATATAGCAATTATAAagtgaatataaatatatggggctattttaataataactGTTTTGATGGTTATGATGATAATTGTGAAAAAAGTTTTTATAATGTTTATAGAAAATTGTTTGAAGATATTGTAAAggaagaaaatgaagaattagcaaaaattaataagaataaaaataaaaatgataataaaaataaaggcGATCAAATTAATGCTCCGAGTTTTGGGAACTCTAAAACGTCTGGGAAAAGTATTGATGAGTTTTATGATTATTGGAATAATTTTAGtactataaaaaaatttgacTTTTTTAATGAACATTTAAAATCATACGAATTTGAAAATAGACATACCAgaagaaatttaaaaaaagaaagtgaaaaaaaaagcataAAAGAacgaaaaaattataatgaaaatataagatCATTAGTACAACatttaaaacaatatgaTATTAGATATTTAAATAGAATCGTAGAAATTGGggaagaaaaaagaaaaaaaaatgaagaaaacgaaaataaaagaaaacgACAATTGTTAgaaagaaaattattattcgAAGAACATAAAAAGAAATGGGAAGAAGAACAAGCAGGATATTATAATGATGAAGAAATGTTAGAtcataatgaaaataaaagagaatttatttttaaaaatgatgaaaatgatgaaaatgatgaaaatgaacattcaaatataaacaaaactGATCATATAGATGATCTTGTTGATTCTGAACATGTcgtaaaagaaaatattatttatcgATGTGAAGTGTGTAAAAAGAATTTTAAAACCATGAAACATTATAACTCACATGAAAAGTCAAAGAAGCACATAACCAATTTTTTGAAAAGcacaaaaaattatgattttAACGACATATTTGGTGAA CGAAAATGGCGAAAATGGCGAAGATGGCGAAAATGGCGAAAATGGCGAAGATGGCGAAAATGGCGAAGATGGCGAAATGACAGACGAAATCAaggtggaaaaaaaaaaaaaaaaaaaaaaaaaaaaaaaaaaaatccccctatttttaataatatagaaaatagtgaaaattCTTCACCAATAGATTTAATGGCAAATGATGATTTCCTATCCAGATATgcgaataaaaaaaaaaaaaaaaaatttaaatttttggaTGAAGAAGATATTGTAAAGGAGAATAATTCTTTAAGCAGTTCGGatgataagaaaaaaaaaaaa aaaaaagaccaAGATAACGGTTGTGAAAAGgcagaaaaaaataaagaccAAGATAACGATTGTGAAAAagcagaaaaaaataaagaccAAAATAACAAATGTAAAGATATGGATACAAAAGATAAttctaaaaatttaaaatgtCAAATATGCAATCAAACTTTTGATTCAAGAAACAAGCTATTTGAGCATA
- a CDS encoding CCR4-NOT transcription complex subunit 5, putative encodes MDEKKNEEDINNSIKGNEEVKINNNSKLSKSTQMLLERNSLKLQELIEGSYKNCIIKSDREQYRQYIPRMLWGNPCKYFPTTPLLEFQSPQLFEKFNLDTLFFIFYYQPGTYQQHLASKELKKKSWKYHKKYTTWFFPYGNNIRISNDKSEKGTYFSFDYETTWSNQLKENFLFEHIYLENETSI; translated from the exons ATggacgaaaaaaaaaatgaggaagatataaataattcgaTAAAAGGCAATGAAGAAGTAAAGATAAACAACAATAGTAAACTGTCTAAATCTACTCAAATGTTGTTGGAAagaaatt CATTAAAATTACAAGAATTGATCGAAGgaagttataaaaattgtataataaaaagtGATAGAGAACAATATAGGCAATACATACCTAGAATGTTATGGGGGAACCCATGTAAATATTTTCCTACAACACCCTTATTGGAATTTCAAAg CCCCcaattatttgaaaaattcaATCTGGATacactattttttatattttactatCAACCA GGAACTTATCAGCAGCATTTAGCTTCGAAAGAGTTGAAAAAAAAGTCATGGAAATATCACAAAAAATACACAACTTGGTTTTTCCCTTATGGAAATAATATCCGAATTTCAAATGATAAATCAGAGAAAGgaacatatttttcatttgatTATGAAACAa CATGGTCCAACCAACTGAaagaaaattttttatttgagcATATATATCTCGAAAATGAGACATCCATATGA
- a CDS encoding DNA/RNA-binding protein Alba 3, putative: MTSTEDISQERAENSIQVSMTKKPTFYARIGKRMFTGNEEKSPFDEVIITGLGSATKIAIGAASIMEKEDIGQIIKIQTAYFSSDRINRRIPKITIVLKKHPDFVAN, from the exons atgACAAGCACTGAAGATATATCACAAGAAAGAGCTGAAAACTCTATCCAA gtCTCCATGACAAAGAAACCAACATTCTATGCCAGAATAGGAAAACGAATGTTCACAggaaatgaagaaaaaagcCCATTTGACGAAGTTATTATAACTGGTTTGGGTAGTGCTACAAAAATTGCAATTGGTGCAGCATCCATAATGGAAAAGGAAGATATCG gccaaattattaaaattcaAACAGCTTATTTCAGTTCAGATCGAATTAATAGAAGAATTCCAAAAATAACAATTGTTCTTAAAAAACACCCAGACTTTGTTgctaattaa